From a single Sinorhizobium sp. RAC02 genomic region:
- a CDS encoding EamA family transporter translates to MTLIDIALLVLVAIVWGFNFVVIKVGIENFPPILFSALRFLFAAVPLVFFLPRPAVSWRIILGIGLVLGVVKFSLLFIGMDVGVSAGLASLLLQSQAFFTVALAAVFYGTRPRPAQITGILIAFAGMAVIATTVDGSFTYLGLALVIAAGLAWAFSNMLTRKAGNVDMLALMVWVSLVPPIPLAIISLATEGLDRDIAALQALTWQGVGAVAYIAYIATIFGFGVWGLMIRKHGVATVAPFSLLVPVFGMSFSALALGESFGPQRLAGAVLVVCGLILTVLGPRLLDRLRASPSPHKAG, encoded by the coding sequence ATGACTTTGATCGATATCGCGCTGCTCGTGCTCGTCGCCATCGTCTGGGGCTTCAACTTCGTCGTCATCAAGGTCGGCATCGAAAATTTCCCACCGATCCTGTTTTCCGCGCTGCGTTTCCTCTTTGCCGCCGTGCCGCTGGTGTTCTTCCTGCCACGTCCGGCAGTGTCCTGGCGGATCATCCTCGGCATCGGCCTCGTGCTGGGCGTGGTGAAATTCAGCCTGCTGTTCATCGGCATGGATGTCGGTGTGTCTGCCGGCCTTGCCTCGCTGCTCCTGCAATCACAAGCCTTCTTCACCGTCGCGCTCGCTGCCGTGTTCTACGGCACACGCCCACGCCCGGCGCAGATCACCGGCATCCTCATCGCCTTTGCCGGCATGGCCGTGATCGCCACGACGGTGGACGGAAGCTTTACCTATCTCGGCCTTGCCCTGGTGATTGCTGCCGGCCTTGCCTGGGCCTTCTCGAATATGCTGACGCGCAAGGCCGGCAATGTCGACATGCTGGCGCTGATGGTCTGGGTGAGCCTCGTGCCCCCGATCCCGCTGGCGATCATCTCGCTGGCAACGGAAGGGCTGGACAGGGACATCGCCGCCCTCCAGGCGCTCACTTGGCAGGGCGTCGGCGCAGTGGCCTATATCGCCTACATCGCCACGATCTTCGGCTTCGGCGTCTGGGGCCTGATGATCCGAAAACACGGCGTGGCCACCGTCGCCCCATTCTCTCTGCTCGTGCCGGTGTTCGGCATGAGTTTTTCGGCCCTGGCGCTCGGCGAGAGTTTTGGGCCTCAACGTCTCGCCGGCGCGGTCCTCGTCGTCTGCGGGCTCATCCTGACGGTGCTCGGCCCGCGCCTGCTCGACCGCTTGCGCGCGTCGCCGTCGCCGCACAAGGCCGGATAG
- a CDS encoding DUF72 domain-containing protein, with protein sequence MSTSGTIRTGIGGWTFDPWEGTFYPEKLTKKRQLEFASRELTAIEVNGTYYGSQKPETFAKWASEVPDGFIFSLKASRFTTNRKVLADGGESVEKFLTQGLTELGDHLGPILWQFPPTKKFEPEDFEGFLKLLPEKLDGLTLKHALEVRNDTFLVPEFAALARKHKAAIVYAQHEDYPEIADVTADFVYARLQKGSDDIATCYPPKALDEWAARLKDWAGGGEPSDLPKIDPETKPAQKARDVFAFFITSGKVNAPNGARELQKRTQPRA encoded by the coding sequence ATGAGCACATCCGGCACCATTCGCACCGGCATCGGCGGCTGGACCTTCGATCCGTGGGAAGGCACCTTCTATCCGGAAAAGCTGACGAAGAAGCGGCAGCTCGAATTCGCCAGCCGCGAACTGACGGCAATCGAGGTCAACGGCACCTATTACGGCTCGCAGAAGCCGGAGACCTTCGCCAAATGGGCCTCCGAAGTGCCGGACGGTTTTATTTTTTCACTGAAGGCCAGCCGTTTCACGACCAACCGCAAGGTTCTGGCCGATGGCGGCGAGTCGGTCGAAAAATTCCTGACGCAGGGTTTGACCGAACTCGGCGATCACCTCGGGCCGATCCTCTGGCAGTTCCCGCCGACCAAGAAGTTCGAGCCGGAAGATTTCGAAGGCTTTCTGAAACTCCTGCCGGAAAAGCTGGATGGCCTGACGCTGAAACATGCGCTGGAAGTGCGCAACGACACGTTCCTCGTGCCGGAATTCGCGGCCCTTGCCCGCAAGCACAAGGCCGCGATCGTCTACGCACAGCATGAGGACTATCCCGAGATCGCCGACGTGACGGCGGATTTCGTCTATGCGCGCCTGCAGAAGGGGTCCGACGACATCGCGACCTGCTATCCGCCAAAGGCGCTGGACGAATGGGCGGCACGGCTGAAGGACTGGGCGGGCGGCGGCGAACCATCGGACCTGCCGAAGATCGATCCGGAGACCAAACCGGCCCAGAAAGCGCGCGACGTTTTTGCGTTCTTCATCACCTCCGGAAAGGTGAATGCGCCGAACGGTGCGCGCGAGTTGCAGAAACGCACCCAGCCACGGGCCTGA
- a CDS encoding glutathione S-transferase family protein, protein MILIGQYDSSYVRRVAIAMRLYGLPFEHRPWSVFSEGEKVQALNPLMRVPTLVLDDGDVVADSNSILDYVDGLVPADTRLLPQAEPERRQALKVMTFATGLADKGVSLFYELHLHQTPSDYFVGRCRSQIGTVLTALDAERAVRPGQFWFGRITHADIAVACAWRHVSEAHPGLIDPAAYPALAAHCTGMEALPVFQEISQPFIAPA, encoded by the coding sequence ATGATCCTGATCGGCCAGTACGACTCGTCCTATGTGCGCCGCGTGGCGATTGCCATGCGGCTCTATGGCCTGCCGTTCGAGCACCGGCCCTGGTCGGTGTTCAGCGAAGGCGAGAAGGTGCAGGCGCTCAATCCGCTGATGCGGGTGCCGACGCTGGTGCTGGATGACGGTGACGTCGTGGCCGACAGCAATTCGATCCTCGACTACGTGGATGGCCTTGTTCCGGCAGACACGCGCCTGCTGCCGCAGGCCGAGCCGGAACGGCGGCAGGCGCTGAAGGTCATGACCTTTGCCACCGGCCTTGCCGACAAGGGCGTCAGCCTGTTCTACGAACTGCATCTGCATCAAACGCCGTCGGACTACTTCGTCGGACGCTGCCGTTCGCAGATCGGTACGGTGCTGACCGCGCTCGATGCGGAGCGCGCCGTGCGGCCCGGACAGTTCTGGTTCGGCCGGATCACCCATGCGGACATCGCGGTCGCCTGCGCCTGGCGGCATGTCAGCGAGGCCCATCCGGGCCTTATCGACCCAGCGGCCTATCCGGCACTGGCCGCGCACTGCACCGGCATGGAGGCCCTCCCAGTGTTCCAGGAGATTTCGCAACCTTTCATCGCGCCGGCGTGA